The DNA sequence GGTTTCGGCCCGCGAGGGCCAGGAGCTTAAATGGGTGAAACCGAACCGGCTCGCGGGCTTTCCGATGCCGCCGGCGGATGTGCCTCTCATCGCCCAACTGCAGGACCTCTTGTAGTTGCCGCTCGAGGGCCGCAAAACAGATCCGGCGAAGGAGCAGTCAGGTTGGGTAGCAAATCCGAATTGAGGTCCCGCTTGGCAGCGGCGTTGGGCGCGTTCCGGCATGACCAGCGCGGCGCCACCGCCATCGAATATGCGCTGATCGCCACCGCCGTGGCGGCGGCAATCATAGCCGTGGTCTTTACGCTCGGCGCTACGCTCCAGAGCGATTATTACCAGCCGGCTGCCGACAAGCTGAGCGGCGGCTAAATATCT is a window from the Hyphomicrobiales bacterium genome containing:
- a CDS encoding 8-oxo-dGTP diphosphatase MutT, with the translated sequence VSAREGQELKWVKPNRLAGFPMPPADVPLIAQLQDLL
- a CDS encoding Flp family type IVb pilin, yielding MAAALGAFRHDQRGATAIEYALIATAVAAAIIAVVFTLGATLQSDYYQPAADKLSGG